A section of the Terriglobales bacterium genome encodes:
- a CDS encoding acetyl-CoA C-acetyltransferase, giving the protein MPNSTDIVIVSGVRTPMGRYCGKLKDFTAMELGAAAAKGALERAGVDPKDVDHVVFGNAQQTSGDALYGARHVGLRAGVPIETPALTVNRLCGSGMQSLVTAAQMIQLGEANVVLAGGMESMSQAPHVIRGMRWGVGLGEGKLEDSLMVALLDTYCGLYMANTAELYAEQQGITREMQDEFALRSQRCADDAYKAGRLQEELVPVPLKNRKGEPSGEMFTEDDHRRPETTIESLQKLKPAFGKNGSVTAGNASGIVDGGAAAVMMNLDEAQKRGLKPLGRIVSWGIAGVDPKIMGSGPVPASKMALKKAGLTLADVDLIEVNEAFAAQYLAVEKELGLDREKVNVNGGAIALGHPLGATGTRLVITLLHELRRRGKKYGLATACIGGGQGIAVIVEAFK; this is encoded by the coding sequence ATGCCAAATAGTACCGACATCGTCATTGTCAGCGGCGTACGCACGCCGATGGGCCGTTATTGCGGCAAATTGAAAGACTTTACCGCCATGGAACTTGGCGCCGCAGCAGCCAAAGGCGCACTTGAACGCGCCGGAGTGGACCCAAAGGACGTTGACCACGTCGTCTTCGGAAATGCCCAGCAGACGTCTGGCGATGCTCTCTATGGCGCGCGTCACGTGGGATTGCGGGCGGGCGTCCCCATCGAGACACCTGCGTTGACAGTGAACCGCCTGTGCGGATCGGGCATGCAGTCGCTGGTCACGGCGGCGCAAATGATCCAGTTGGGCGAGGCCAACGTCGTTCTTGCGGGCGGAATGGAGTCGATGTCGCAGGCTCCGCACGTAATCCGCGGCATGCGATGGGGCGTGGGTCTTGGCGAAGGCAAGCTCGAAGACTCACTGATGGTCGCATTGCTCGACACCTACTGCGGTCTTTACATGGCGAATACTGCTGAACTTTATGCAGAGCAGCAAGGCATCACACGCGAGATGCAGGACGAGTTCGCACTGCGCTCACAGAGGTGTGCGGATGATGCGTACAAAGCCGGCCGCCTTCAGGAAGAACTTGTTCCCGTTCCGCTGAAGAACCGCAAAGGCGAACCAAGCGGCGAAATGTTCACGGAAGACGATCATCGCCGTCCAGAAACTACGATCGAGAGCCTGCAAAAACTGAAGCCCGCATTTGGCAAGAATGGTTCCGTAACCGCTGGAAATGCCAGCGGGATCGTCGACGGCGGGGCCGCCGCGGTCATGATGAATTTGGATGAAGCGCAGAAGCGTGGGCTGAAGCCGCTGGGGCGTATCGTCAGTTGGGGCATTGCTGGTGTGGATCCGAAGATCATGGGCAGTGGTCCGGTACCCGCGTCGAAGATGGCGCTGAAGAAAGCGGGGCTAACCCTTGCAGACGTCGACCTGATCGAAGTCAATGAAGCGTTTGCCGCACAATACTTGGCGGTCGAAAAAGAACTCGGACTCGATCGCGAGAAGGTGAATGTCAACGGCGGTGCCATTGCCTTGGGCCATCCGCTGGGCGCGACAGGGACGCGGTTGGTGATTACACTTCTTCACGAACTGCGGCGGCGCGGAAAGAAGTACGGCCTCGCGACGGCTTGTATAGGTGGTGGACAAGGGATCGCAGTGATCGTGGAAGCTTTTAAGTAA